Proteins from a genomic interval of Oscillospiraceae bacterium:
- a CDS encoding phage holin family protein: MKQIWTCIQLALSTVGGFMSWFLGGLDSPLYVLIVFVIADYISGVMCAIVDKKLSSEVGFKGIFKKVLIFIMVGVGYIIDTYLLGAGNVLRTAIIFFYCSNEGISMLENAGHLGLPIPQKLKDILAQLHSRSAIDSGSDNGNINKNDDIDKLS, translated from the coding sequence ATGAAACAAATTTGGACATGTATTCAGCTTGCTCTGTCCACTGTAGGAGGATTTATGAGCTGGTTTCTGGGCGGACTTGACAGCCCACTTTATGTGCTCATCGTATTCGTTATTGCTGATTATATCTCAGGTGTGATGTGTGCGATCGTGGATAAAAAGCTGTCCAGCGAGGTTGGTTTTAAAGGAATATTCAAGAAAGTATTGATTTTTATAATGGTAGGGGTCGGATATATCATTGACACTTACCTATTAGGCGCCGGAAATGTTTTACGGACGGCAATCATTTTTTTCTATTGCTCAAACGAAGGCATTTCGATGTTGGAAAACGCAGGACATTTAGGATTGCCTATCCCGCAAAAGCTCAAGGATATCCTCGCTCAGTTGCATAGCCGTAGCGCCATCGACAGTGGCAGTGACAATGGTAACATTAACAAAAACGACGACATTGATAAATTGAGTTGA
- a CDS encoding DUF5320 domain-containing protein, translated as MPRRDGTGPMSAGAMTGRGLGTCAGVNSGDLGVIAEIGLSCRCGFGCGLGRRFRRGYAINHANVKTQKSLPQK; from the coding sequence ATGCCAAGAAGAGATGGAACCGGTCCGATGAGCGCGGGTGCAATGACAGGAAGAGGATTAGGCACATGCGCAGGTGTAAACTCAGGTGATCTTGGAGTAATAGCAGAAATTGGGCTTTCGTGCAGATGTGGCTTTGGATGTGGCCTTGGAAGAAGATTCCGAAGAGGGTATGCCATCAATCATGCTAATGTAAAGACGCAAAAAAGCTTGCCGCAAAAATAA
- a CDS encoding ATP-binding protein, whose amino-acid sequence MTIAVLSGKGGTGKTLVSVNLASAAGKSIYIDCDVEEPNGHLFFKPQNVREKLVSVKIPVINESKCIGCRKCVNFCKFNALAFIKNKPFIFEEVCHSCGGCMLVCPENAIDEKEKPIGKIQKGVSSDVIVNTGILNTGEASGIPIIKKLLCESVSSEKNPVFIDCPPGSACIVMESIKNADYCILVAEPTVFGVHNLNMVYDLVKLFKKPYGAVLNKCFNEENPSKNFCVEKGIHVLGHIPFDSELGKLNSNAEIAERQNEKYKTLFSSLLENVMKEARHETAADSQR is encoded by the coding sequence ATTACAATCGCGGTATTGAGTGGTAAAGGCGGGACAGGAAAAACGCTGGTGTCCGTGAATCTGGCTTCGGCTGCGGGAAAATCCATATACATTGACTGTGACGTAGAGGAGCCTAACGGACACTTGTTTTTCAAGCCGCAAAATGTCCGCGAAAAGCTTGTTTCGGTAAAAATTCCGGTTATTAATGAAAGCAAGTGTATCGGCTGCCGCAAATGCGTAAATTTCTGCAAGTTCAACGCGCTCGCTTTTATAAAAAATAAACCATTTATCTTTGAAGAGGTTTGCCATTCCTGCGGCGGCTGTATGCTGGTTTGCCCCGAAAATGCAATCGATGAAAAGGAAAAACCAATCGGCAAAATACAGAAAGGTGTTTCCAGCGATGTTATTGTCAATACCGGGATTTTGAACACAGGCGAAGCATCAGGCATCCCCATTATAAAAAAGCTTCTCTGCGAAAGCGTGTCCAGCGAAAAAAATCCTGTTTTTATCGACTGCCCTCCGGGCAGCGCCTGCATTGTCATGGAAAGTATTAAAAATGCCGATTATTGTATACTCGTTGCAGAGCCTACGGTTTTCGGAGTTCATAACTTAAATATGGTTTATGATTTAGTAAAACTTTTTAAAAAGCCGTACGGAGCCGTGCTCAACAAATGCTTTAACGAAGAAAATCCCTCTAAAAATTTCTGTGTTGAAAAGGGAATACATGTTTTAGGGCATATACCTTTTGACAGCGAGCTTGGAAAGTTGAATTCAAACGCGGAAATAGCTGAAAGACAAAATGAAAAGTATAAAACGTTGTTTTCATCCTTGCTTGAAAACGTAATGAAGGAGGCGCGGCATGAAACAGCTGCTGATTCTCAGCGGTAA
- a CDS encoding DUF134 domain-containing protein: MPRPRKWRKVCCLPDNNRFGPLDSPINTDKGINMTVDEYETIRLIDLESFTQEECAAKMNIARTTVQKIYNDARKKLADSLVNGKVLWIEGGEYRLCDGMGKGCGGGGCRRHRCGMGFPEDPEADNNIEKNNGGSYENSDTGR; this comes from the coding sequence ATGCCCAGACCAAGAAAATGGAGAAAAGTGTGCTGCCTTCCGGACAACAACCGTTTCGGACCTCTTGATTCTCCTATAAATACCGATAAGGGAATCAATATGACTGTCGACGAATATGAAACGATAAGATTAATCGATTTGGAAAGCTTTACTCAGGAAGAATGCGCCGCGAAAATGAACATTGCGCGTACAACGGTCCAAAAAATTTATAATGACGCGAGAAAAAAGCTTGCTGATTCCTTGGTGAATGGCAAAGTTTTATGGATAGAGGGCGGAGAATACCGACTGTGCGACGGTATGGGAAAGGGATGCGGCGGAGGCGGCTGCCGGAGACACAGATGCGGTATGGGCTTTCCCGAAGATCCGGAAGCCGACAATAATATTGAAAAAAATAACGGAGGTTCTTATGAAAATAGCGATACCGGTAGATGA
- a CDS encoding ATP-binding protein — protein MKQLLILSGKGGTGKTTIASAFIRLSDADAYADCDVDAPNLHLVMSNEAAPKNMDYFGIPKAVIDDKKCIKCGLCKEKCRFAAIYDAEGFTVDPFACEGCGVCAAVCPADAVSMKPAVAGELTLYSDYGKVFSTARLKMGSGTSGRLVTEVKKQMRAEAVKDTELAIIDGSPGIGCPVIASISGVNMVLIVAEPSLSGINDMERIIKTAELFKVKIAVCVNKYDTNEVNTRKIEDFCRISDLPFVGKIPFDHEAVKAINNGQTIVDINCPSGAAVREIYDNIIKLII, from the coding sequence ATGAAACAGCTGCTGATTCTCAGCGGTAAGGGTGGCACCGGAAAGACGACGATAGCAAGCGCTTTTATCAGGCTTTCGGATGCTGACGCATATGCGGACTGCGATGTAGACGCGCCGAACCTTCACCTTGTAATGTCTAATGAAGCCGCTCCGAAAAATATGGATTATTTCGGTATACCCAAAGCCGTAATAGACGATAAAAAATGTATTAAATGCGGATTATGCAAGGAAAAATGCCGTTTTGCTGCGATTTACGACGCTGAAGGCTTTACGGTAGATCCCTTTGCATGCGAAGGCTGTGGCGTTTGCGCGGCGGTTTGTCCCGCGGATGCCGTTTCAATGAAGCCCGCTGTCGCGGGAGAATTAACGCTTTACTCTGATTATGGCAAAGTTTTTTCGACTGCGCGGCTTAAAATGGGAAGCGGTACTTCCGGAAGGCTGGTCACTGAGGTAAAAAAGCAAATGAGAGCCGAAGCCGTGAAGGATACGGAGCTTGCCATTATAGACGGTTCTCCGGGTATCGGCTGTCCCGTCATCGCTTCAATAAGCGGTGTTAATATGGTATTGATCGTTGCGGAGCCATCGCTTTCGGGTATAAACGATATGGAAAGGATAATAAAAACCGCGGAGCTGTTCAAAGTTAAAATTGCCGTTTGCGTCAATAAATATGACACAAATGAGGTAAATACCAGAAAAATTGAAGATTTCTGCAGAATAAGCGATCTGCCTTTTGTCGGAAAAATTCCGTTCGATCATGAAGCTGTGAAGGCGATAAACAACGGACAAACTATTGTCGACATCAACTGCCCCTCCGGTGCTGCTGTGAGAGAAATTTATGATAACATAATTAAGTTGATTATATAA
- a CDS encoding NifB/NifX family molybdenum-iron cluster-binding protein — MKIAIPVDDKTMESGVCPSFGRAPYFLFHDTITNESYYLDNSAVASQGGAGIRAAQVIADHGVKALLTPRCGENAVEVLRKSEVLIYKSIAGTVKQNIDAFNAEKLVLLDDFHPGFHGHEK, encoded by the coding sequence ATGAAAATAGCGATACCGGTAGATGACAAAACAATGGAATCCGGCGTATGTCCTTCTTTTGGACGCGCGCCATACTTTTTGTTTCATGATACAATCACAAATGAAAGCTACTATCTGGATAACAGCGCCGTTGCCAGCCAGGGCGGAGCCGGAATCAGAGCGGCTCAGGTTATAGCGGATCACGGAGTGAAAGCACTGCTTACGCCGCGCTGCGGGGAAAACGCGGTTGAAGTTCTGCGTAAATCAGAGGTTTTAATATATAAATCTATAGCTGGAACAGTAAAACAGAACATTGATGCCTTTAATGCGGAGAAGCTTGTTTTGCTCGATGATTTTCATCCGGGATTTCATGGTCATGAAAAATGA